One Setaria italica strain Yugu1 chromosome I, Setaria_italica_v2.0, whole genome shotgun sequence DNA window includes the following coding sequences:
- the LOC101760999 gene encoding uncharacterized protein At4g06744, translating to MSLDLSLPLDLGFSKLSYLAVFDNKLTGHLPSSIGHLQDSLFEVLLLNNQLSDCLPHELGMLNKAAVIDAGMNQLTGPIPASFSCISSVEQLNLGGNRLYGQIGGAGMRGANQRRRAGREEQLHSRPRQPEAPGGVRGVPEPAQDVPGGDHSGGMSRRTCRRAGGEECHQGLLRLRDVRYSA from the exons ATGTCACTTGATCTCTCACTTCCGCTGGACCTTGGCTTCTCCAAGTTGAGCTACCTCGCCGTCTTCGACAACAAGCTCACGGGGCACCTCCCATCATCCATAGGTCACCTGCAAGACTCCCTCTTCGAGGTGCTCCTCCTCAACAATCAGCTCTCGGACTGCCTTCCCCACGAGCTCGGCATGCTGAACAAAGCAGCTGTGATCGACGCCGGCATGAACCAGCTCACCGGCCCGATACCAGCATCCTTCTCGTGCATCAGCAGCGTCGAGCAGCTCAACCTGGGCGGGAACCGCCTCTACGGCCAG ATCGGTGGCGCCGGCATGCGCGGCGCTAATCAAAGACGGCGTGCTGGACGTGAAGAACAACTGCATTCCAGGCCTCGCCAACCAGAGGCGCCCGGCGGAGTGCGCGGCGTTCCAGAGCCAGCCCAAGACGTGCCCGGCGGCGACCACTCAGGTGGCATGTCCCGCCGCAcctgccgccgcgccgggggAGAGGAATGTCATCAGGGACTACTCCGGCTACGTGACGTACGCTACTCTGCATGA
- the LOC101762222 gene encoding receptor kinase-like protein Xa21 encodes MCCAKQPVKSSMLLLLVWLLLSYFFGNIHCSTVPKNSTDMLSLLDFKQAITNDPGKVLSNWTASTPYCQWTGVKCSRTHTDRVVVLDLAGHSLTGTLTASLGNLTFLRILNLSVNHFSGHLPHLNHLHQLEVLNLSSNSLQGVIPDTLTNCSNLRKLFLAYNFLEGEIPLNVGLLSKLSTLQLTNNSLTGAIPPSLNNTLLEKIGLANNRLTGSIPSELGYLSNLSVLLLGGNMLSGVFPAFLLNMSTLIGLHLGRNLLHGELPSNIGSVFPSLRNLVLSINKFEGQIPASIGNVPNLEVIDLSSNNFTGQVPSSFGNLLQLNKLILEDNMLEAPDTKSWEFLYALRNCNHLNVLSLAGNRLTGAIPDYIGKLPTGLAKLYLDDNHLSGLVPSSIGNLTGLIWLDLDNNKLTGTIGEWIGMLKKLQYLDLSENSLNGPIPSSIGNLTRLGVLDLGQNEFTGTIPTSLAYLQQLIDLDFSYNKLEGNLPSVVFSIPTLTTFVLSYNKLEGPMPSEVGHLTQLTLLLLSSNKIFGEIPDTLSQCQELNILELDKNCLTGSIPVSLGNLKSLSVLNLSHNNFSGLIPSAIGDIKTLTCLDLSYNRLQGEIPFGGIFANATAVSLNGNSGLCGGSLDLRMAPCASVSSQRFERQYFLIKILIPIFGFMSLILLIYFVLVEKKMSRPYSLLPYFGDKFPKFSYMDLAEATGNFSNLVGRGSYGSVYRGKLIPSKLEVAVKVLDLDIHGAEKSFISECEALRGIKHRNLLPIITACSTVDITGSSFKALVYPFMPNGNLDTWLHHKEGNASKYLSLNQRLSIAVNIADALEYLHNDNGRTIIHCDLKPSNILLDDDMTAHLGDFGISSFHIDSVSTSVEDLNMASSKCIASIGVKGTIGYIAPEYGGGGHVSTYGDVYSFGIVLLEMLTGKRPTDPMFTNGLNIVNFVERSLPDQIFDIVDAPVQGECETFAQKGALVENRISRCLLTLLQLALSCTFQSPRERANMREVASKLRSIKTSHAGAKFF; translated from the exons ATGTGTTGCGCTAAGCAACCCGTGAAAAGCAGCATGCTCTTACTATTGGTTTGGCTGCTGCTATCATATTTCTTTGGCAATATTCATTGCTCAACTGTCCCCAAGAACAGCACGGACATGCTTTCACTGCTTGATTTCAAGCAGGCCATCACTAATGATCCGGGGAAAGTTTTGAGCAACTGGACTGCTAGCACTCCTTATTGCCAGTGGACAGGCGTCAAATGTAGCCGGACGCACACAGACCGTGTCGTCGTGCTGGACCTCGCCGGCCACAGTTTGACGGGCACGTTGACAGCTTCACTTGGGAACTTAACGTTCCTTAGGATACTCAACCTGTCCGTGAATCACTTCTCTGGTCACTTGCCACATCTTAACCATCTCCACCAATTGGAGGTCCTTAATCTGAGCAGTAACTCCCTACAAGGGGTAATTCCAGATACACTCACAAACTGTTCCAATCTTAGAAAATTATTCCTTGCCTACAACTTTCTAGAAGGTGAAATTCCACTGAATGTTGGTCTCCTATCAAAATTATCAACATTGCAACTTACGAACAATAGTCTGACCGGAGCCATCCCACCAAGTCTCAATAATACTCTGCTAGAAAAAATCGGCCTTGCAAATAATCGGCTCACAGGAAGCATTCCAAGTGAGCTTGGATATTTGTCAAATCTGTCAGTTCTGCTTCTCGGCGGCAATATGCTATCAGGTGTATTCCCAGCATTCCTACTTAACATGTCTACCCTAATTGGGTTACATTTAGGTAGGAATTTGCTACACGGGGAGTTGCCATCTAACATCGGCAGCGTGTTCCCTAGTCTCCGTAATCTTGTTCTAAGCATCAACAAGTTTGAAGGCCAAATCCCAGCTTCAATAGGCAATGTTCCAAATCTTGAAGTGATAGATCTATCATCAAACAATTTCACTGGTCAAGTTCCTAGTTCTTTTGGTAACCTTCTTCAGCTAAATAAGCTAATTCTAGAGGATAACATGCTTGAAGCACCAGACACCAAAAGCTGGGAATTCTTATATGCCTTGAGAAACTGTAATCATTTGAATGTGCTCTCACTAGCAGGAAATCGGCTAACTGGAGCTATTCCAGATTATATTGGCAAGTTGCCCACTGGACTTGCAAAACTATATTTGGACGACAACCACCTATCAGGGTTAGTGCCCTCAAGCATAGGAAACCTGACTGGCTTGATTTGGTTGGATCTAGATAACAACAAACTTACTGGTACAATTGGAGAATGGATTGGGATGCTAAAAAAACTACAATATCTAGATCTTAGTGAGAACAGCCTCAATGGGCCCATCCCATCCTCCATTGGCAATCTTACGCGGTTAGGGGTCCTAGATCTAGGACAAAATGAATTCACTGGTACTATACCTACCAGCCTGGCATACCTTCAACAGCTCATAGATTTGGATTTCTCCTACAATAAATTAGAAGGTAACCTACCTTCAGTGGTTTTTAGTATCCCAACATTGACCACATTCGTGCTGTCGTACAATAAATTAGAGGGTCCAATGCCTTCAGAAGTTGGTCATCTTACACAACTCACTCTACTACTTCTTTCATCCAACAAAATCTTTGGTGAAATTCCTGACACTTTGAGTCAATGTCAAGAGTTGAATATCCTCGAACTGGACAAAAATTGTCTCACAGGAAGCATTCCGGTGTCTCTTGGTAACTTGAAGAGTTTGAGCGTGCTTAATCTTTCCCACAATAATTTTTCGGGCTTGATCCCATCAGCTATAGGTGACATAAAAACTCTCACCTGCTTGGATCTTTCTTATAATCGTCTACAAGGAGAAATACCATTCGGTGGAATTTTTGCAAATGCAACAGCTGTTTCGTTAAACGGCAATTCGGGACTCTGCGGAGGATCTTTGGATCTGCGCATGGCCCCATGTGCTTCTGTTTCATCTCAGAGATTTGAAAGACAGTACTTTTTAATCAAAATATTGATCCCAATATTTGGTTTCATGTCACTCATACTATTAATCTATTTTGTTCTCGTTGAGAAGAAGATGTCAAGGCCGTATTCATTGCTGCCTTATTTTGGAGATAAATTCCCTAAATTTTCTTATATGGATCTGGCTGAAGCCACAGGAAACTTCTCTAACTTGGTTGGGAGAGGAAGCTACGGATCAGTGTACAGAGGGAAGTTGATCCCTTCTAAACTGGAAGTGGCAGTAAAGGTTCTTGACCTTGACATTCATGGTGCAGAGAAAAGCTTCATATCAGAATGCGAAGCATTGAGGGGCATTAAACATCGAAATCTTCTACCCATAATAACTGCATGTTCGACTGTTGATATCACTGGCAGCTCTTTCAAAGCTCTAGTTTATCCATTCATGCCTAATGGGAATTTGGACACATGGTTGCATCATAAAGAAGGGAATGCTTCAAAGTATCTAAGTTTAAATCAAAGATTAAGCATAGCTGTTAACATCGCAGATGCATTGGAATATTTACATAATGACAATGGAAGGACGATTATACATTGCGACCTGAAGCCTAGTAATATTCTCCTGGATGATGATATGACTGCTCATTTGGGGGATTTCGGCATTTCAAGTTTCCATATTGATTCTGTGTCCACATCAGTTGAGGATCTAAATATGGCTAGTTCAAAATGCATTGCTTCCATCGGCGTGAAGGGGACCATCGGATATATAGCTCCAG AATATGGTGGAGGTGGCCATGTATCAACATATGGGGATGTTTATAGTTTTGGGATTGTACTTCTAGAAATGTTAACCGGAAAAAGGCCTACAGATCCTATGTTCACGAATGGGCTCAACATTGTCAACTTCGTCGAGAGGAGCCTTCCAGATCAGATATTCGATATTGTTGATGCTCCAGTCCAGGGAGAATGTGAGACCTTTGCTCAAAAAGGTGCCCTAGTAGAAAACAGAATCTCACGTTGCTTGCTGACTCTGCTACAGTTAGCACTTTCTTGTACGTTCCAATCGCCAAGAGAAAGAGCCAACATGAGAGAAGTAGCCAGCAAACTTCGTTCGATCAAGACGTCACATGCTGGCGCGAAATTTTTTTGA